The genomic interval TTCACTTGGTAAACCATTCCTGTCTGGTCGACTCAATAACGTATTTTGTTAGGGCAAATTAATCAAGGACGAAATTTAAGGAAGATGGTCTTCACCGTTCAATAGTTCGGATCATGGAGTAAGTCAATGGCTCTCGTGGCAAAGGCGCCCGGCACCTTACCCCCGAATACCAACTGGACCTTTCCTTGAAAACAATGGACCACACTGATGCCTACCAATACTCCCCTACTACCTTACTGCCTTACACACTGACACTATGAGCCTTCTCGTTTCGTTATATCCAACAGCCTGCTGTGGAATTATTGGCCAGTGGTAGAAGGTTCGGAGAGTTCAGGCATCAAAAATGGTTTCATGTTGCGACGAGGGCACCGCCTATCCCACTGCCACTGTATAGAGATCAGTTACTGTCGCATATACACAGCATTGAGCAACTTCCGGCTTCCTACGTCACTCATACCTGGAGAGAATATTCCTTGTAGGATGATTGGCATCTTCTCCTCACAGCCTCATGCCAAGCCCTTGGTTGGCAACTGCTTCCGAGCATCATTACCATTCTAGGAAGAGAGAAGCTGACACGCTTCTCTTCGCATAACCGACTGGTACAATTGTCTCTGCAGACTGAGATAATAGTCGAGCGAGTGATGTTGTAGAGCCTTCCTCGACGGTTTTCTATCATAGCTATGCAGGTGCATGGAAGATTCTAAAGGCAATAATTGGTCGTTGACTTCTCCCGACCGGACCAACCATAGCTCAAAGCAAGTTGATGTGCAACCAGCTTGCCGGATGCGAAATGGCGGAGTGGAGTCTTTGAATCTTGTCAGTAACGTGCGAGCTCTCGTCCCTGGCTTTGATCGGGCGCCTGATTGCCAAGCGCTGTCCATACAAAGTGATCACCATGGCTCAGAGCCGCGACACGCGTATGGAGTTTATTCCTTCCGAACTAACTGGAGATATTCCATTGGAGACAGAAACGCGGACATGAGCCAGGAGCCGTGCCTGTGTCTGAACTGGAGATTGTGCTGGTTATTGCTGAATACTCACGACTGTGTGTGCATACTGAGAAGCAACTCAATCGGTCTGTCCTCTTGTTACGTACTATCTCATCCCGACTATCATGGTACTTGCCAAGACAGCACAGCGTGCGGACTATACTGCGTATGCCTATCGGATTCATTAGGTTGCTCACACAGCGCTGCATATCACCTTTCATCGGATATGATCGTCATACTACGAGCTGGGCACTCTACAACAGGTTGGGGCTATACTGTCTATCAGGCGCACCATCTGGTCGAACACGATAGTCGATGACCTTATACGACAGTTGATAGTCATGCTCTCTGTAAATCTGCGCAAGCCATGCTAGACTTACGCATCGGTTAAGAGACATCTGCGTCTCCAGAAATCTATATAAGGGAGACTTTCTCCCCTGAGCACGACATTCATCTCATCTATAGCAACATCAACAAAGCACAGTTCCAATCAGCCAATCACACAATTAGTCAATTTTCTTTACACAAACTTACAAACCACCAATTCTTCCTtcaagatgaagttcatCTACGCCGTCCTCCTTGCCGCCGTGACCGCCACGGCCAGCGCACTCCCGGAACGCCTGGAGGCGCGTATTTGCGGTAGCCCCATGTGCAGTAACTATGTTGCGTTGGGTGAAGCCGATTGCCCGCTCGATTGCATGTGGGGAGACTGTACCAAGTACCAATGCATTAACGAGGGCTACGATGTAAGTGTCTAGTGTGGTATAGAGGACATGGGTTAATCATTACTGACGAGGGTATAGGTCATCTGTGGAAAGAACGGAGACAGCTGTGCTAAGGTCTGACTCGATGGAGAGCAAGAATGACATGTGAAGACGTGGATTGGGTAGATCGAGATGGGGTTGTCATGACTGGGTTGATTTGATGGATGGAACGATGTTACTTACTACAGTCGCTCCTTAGAAAAATCCTGAATCTTTCGGAGATATATTATAACCTGGTCTGTACTCAAAGGGCTTAGCTGAGGTTAGCTCAAGTAGATTCCCCGAAGCTGTCCGTTCATTGTACAATCAACCTTGGGCCAACCACCCTGTGAATCTAAGAGTCCGTATATTGCCTCATAACCCCGAGAAGTAAAAAATGTTGTGCAGAGTTTCTCCCCGTGGAATGCGTCAATTGGAAGATAAGGGAAGAATAGCTTGATTGTTTCATACACTGAGTGCATTTTACTGTATAGTAAAGTAGTCCTCTCACTAGTCGGAATGTACATATCAGTCTTCCTATGATTAACCCAAGCGATGTTTAGTTTATTGCATCTGTAGCTTTGCATAGCATTGTACAACTTAGTAGAACATTCttgctctcttctctttgttcttaTATATGCTTATAGTCTATCACAGCTTTAATGCGTCATTGAATTGGTTTTGTTACGTTTAGGGTTCCCGGTTATAAACAATTGGTATAACCTTACGAACGTCGACAAACAAAGGTaattcatgatatccaaggTTGTGGAACGTTCTAATAGCATTATATACACTAAATAACTATAGCGTTGTCCCCCAATTTCATTCTGTATCAAGTAGTTACCTTCTGCAGCGTCCTTGCCGCCAGCGATTCTGGAATAGGTTCCCCGAATATCTTTACTTTCATCCAGCAGAAGCTTTACCTGATCGGAAGTTAAGTGATAGTAAAGCAGAAGTGTAACAAATCAGCTACGCAGGATTTAAGTTAGAGTTAACTAGAGTCTAGATCATTCGAAATGTGAACCTAATTATTGATTCCATTAAGCAATGGAATGGTTCGGCCGGGAATCTCAGCAAACGCCCACGCAATAGTTTAAAAGTTTGAAGATACAGCTAACTAAATCGCTGAATGGAGCGTTTGAACTACCGAATACGGTAGTCAATTGATTATTTTTACTAAAAGAACCTTGCTATGCTTCCAAGGAACAGCCAAAAGCAGAATGAAAGAAGATCTTCAACTTTATCTCACCATTTTAACCATTTTCGTATGATGGGTCCACAGAACGAGTCCTAGTTCTCGTATTCCACGTAACTAATCTCATAATTCCGCGGAACCCCTGTAATGGGAGATTTAGATCGACTGATTTTATTGGTGGCGCATCCTTGCCAAGCACATTCTGTACGAGCTGATCATTGATGAAAGTCTTaggttgttcttttttcttactaTTTAAAGAGAAGCTCCTTGGGGCTTGATCCGTTCGTccttctttatttcttttctgtctctgTTGCATTCACATTCACAGCATATATTAGCTTTGTCGGAGAGGGCCTCTATGCTGCCTGAAGAGATATCAACATACCATCGGGAGAGCTAGAAAGAAATCCAATAGTTTCTCTTCGTATAACTCACTTACATTTCATCCTTGTCTCCGAGGGTAGCGCTCACTGGTCTCTATCCAGACCATCATCACCTCCAGCCTTGATCTTCAAGTCCGACGATGGGCTGTTGTTGCAGCAGATCAAAATCGAGTAGCTCACCAAGCCCTACATCTCCGccaaaagaaatggaagacGTCAGGCCAACGTTACAAAGCCTAATAGCGGAAAGTGACGCTCTACTAGAGGAGAACAGATGGGTCGAGGCGCGCGGAAAGCTGGACCAGGCCGTACAGCTCTCAGAGCAGCAGCAAGGACCCGACCACGAGGATACGCTagaaacaaaagcaataTTGGCCTACAATCTCCGCAAGCACGGCGAGTACCAGGAAGCCGAGCAGATAGACCGTGAAGTGCATGCTACCCGCCTGAGAGTCTCTGGACCGGATCACACCGAGACTGCTAAGGCATTGAATAATATTGCGCTGGATTTGAAAGGTCTTGCTAGGTTCGATGAGGCGTTTCATCTCGAGGAGCAAGCTTTGGACATATTTATGAAagtggagggggaggattCCCGAGCGACTCAGACGAGTATGAATAATTTGGCGAATAGCTATCACCAGCAGGGTCGGTTTGGTGATGCTGCCAGGTTGCATGAGAAGACGCTCGAGCTCCGGGTAAAGACACTTGGTCGAGACCATTTTGAAACAATCATGGCTATGGATCTGCTTGGTGTTGACTGTCGCGAGTTAGGTCAGGTGGAGAAAGCTGCGAGGTACCAGGAGGAAGCGCTTGAGCTTGCGACAAACAGTCTGGGCGAAGCGAGTGAAACTACCCTTCGGTGTTCGATAAACCTAGCGTCAACGTACCAGGCATTTGGGACGGCCGATGGACAACAGAAAGCATTAACCTTACTGGAGCGGGCTCTGGATCTATCGCGCCGGAACCTGGGTGAAGAAAGTCCGGAGACGGTGGGCACCATGAACAATCTCGCGGTGGCGTATGTTAAGGCGGACAGACTAGACGATGCTTACCCCTTATTGAAAGCAGCTTATGATATAAATCGAAAGACGCTGGGTCCAGATCATCCGAAGACCCGAGCGTCGGAGGGCAACTATAACTATGTTATGGAGAAGCTTGGTTTAACTCAGGCTAACATATTCGGCGCCTGAGTTTTGTATTATCTTCTCTTATTACGGTCGGGATAGATCTCTAAATATGTCTTTACCCCTTAGAGTGCGAGGACCAGGACTCTTCTAGTGTCAATTTAATATTCCGGAATCATGGACTTCGTAACTATCTTAGGAAATTGTTTACTCATCTACTTCCGTGCGGTTATAACAAATTAGAGAAGTATGTAATCTATATATCGCGTCGGCTACGAAGAAATACATATTAGGCATATGTTATGAACCAGTGATTGGTCCTTCTATTTGAGGCACTAGCGTAGTCgatcgatcaatcaatcaatcaaaattgTATTACCCTGTTAAAGCCTAACTATTGAATGTGTAGCTACTATGCAGGTGCCTCGCCGTGAGGCAGAATTGGCCCAGAACGCCTGAATCCCACACATAAGAAAGGTAATGAACGAAAATCTGTGAATCACAACTA from Aspergillus flavus chromosome 7, complete sequence carries:
- a CDS encoding uncharacterized protein (expressed protein): MEDSKGNNWSLTSPDRTNHSSKQVDVQPACRMRNGGVESLNLVSNVRALVPGFDRAPDCQALSIQSDHHGSEPRHAYGVYSFRTNWRYSIGDRNADMSQEPCLCLNWRLCWLLLNTHDCVCILRSNSIGLSSCYVLSHPDYHGTCQDSTACGLYCVCLSDSLGCSHSAAYHLSSDMIVILRAGHSTTGWGYTVYQAHHLVEHDSR
- a CDS encoding TPR domain protein translates to MGCCCSRSKSSSSPSPTSPPKEMEDVRPTLQSLIAESDALLEENRWVEARGKLDQAVQLSEQQQGPDHEDTLETKAILAYNLRKHGEYQEAEQIDREVHATRLRVSGPDHTETAKALNNIALDLKGLARFDEAFHLEEQALDIFMKVEGEDSRATQTSMNNLANSYHQQGRFGDAARLHEKTLELRVKTLGRDHFETIMAMDLLGVDCRELGQVEKAARYQEEALELATNSLGEASETTLRCSINLASTYQAFGTADGQQKALTLLERALDLSRRNLGEESPETVGTMNNLAVAYVKADRLDDAYPLLKAAYDINRKTLGPDHPKTRASEGNYNYVMEKLGLTQANIFGA